One stretch of Streptomyces sp. A2-16 DNA includes these proteins:
- a CDS encoding TetR-like C-terminal domain-containing protein — MAESSTQVRPGGRSAKVRAAVHRAVAELLAEEEAETLTLPVVAARAGVHPTTLYRRWGSTAQLLNDVATSRFTDDLVVPDSGSLAGDLQRWLADVATDVADPDTLALMRATIGSGPAGGCACVEDRHRQLGAIIRREQDRGGAALDVETAADFLLGPLYYRAVFTSEPASADWARTLVSTYLATLRTP; from the coding sequence ATGGCTGAATCGTCGACCCAGGTACGCCCCGGCGGCCGCTCCGCGAAGGTGCGGGCGGCCGTCCACCGCGCCGTCGCGGAACTCCTCGCCGAGGAGGAAGCGGAGACCCTGACCCTGCCCGTCGTCGCCGCGCGCGCCGGTGTCCACCCCACCACCCTGTACCGGCGTTGGGGGTCCACCGCCCAGCTGCTCAACGACGTCGCCACCAGCCGCTTCACCGACGACCTGGTGGTCCCCGACTCCGGCTCGCTCGCCGGTGACCTCCAGCGCTGGCTCGCGGACGTGGCCACCGACGTCGCAGACCCGGACACGCTCGCCCTGATGCGGGCGACCATCGGCTCCGGCCCGGCGGGCGGCTGCGCATGCGTCGAGGACCGCCACCGCCAGCTCGGCGCGATCATCCGGCGCGAGCAGGACCGGGGGGGAGCGGCGCTCGACGTCGAAACCGCGGCGGACTTCCTCCTCGGACCGCTCTACTACCGGGCCGTCTTCACCTCCGAACCCGCCTCCGCCGACTGGGCCCGCACGCTGGTGTCCACCTATCTGGCGACGCTGCGGACGCCCTGA
- a CDS encoding DUF3533 domain-containing protein — MTSAGSGQQQALARAFAVARHGRLWLVPTVLCALVALFLTLLYMGGILNPNGNLRRLPIALVDTDQGPPLPGQQQALGAQVSRSVVASTPAGTVQWRRLSQAQMQDQLASGKVYGALVIPADFTTSVAALTTPQASARPSLTVLTNPGLGSLGSSLASQISQRAAHQVSLTIGRRLMTQASTQGADATTLALLGDPIDVTTRVGHPIGHHSGLGLTAFYFTLLLVLTGFVGGNIINSGVDAGLGYTDNEIGPWHTRRPTVPISRTQTLLLKMLMTAGITVLTTSLLMFAAITILGMDASHLPLLWIFSYCASLAVGLGVQAINAAFGGIGQVVSMFVFIALALPSSGATIPLHAVPGFYRFLALFEPMRQLSDGVRSILYFDARADAGLTRGWSMIAIGVALALLFGFAMTLYYDRKGLNRLTARPSAKPGEAP, encoded by the coding sequence ATGACCTCGGCGGGTTCCGGACAGCAGCAAGCGCTCGCGCGCGCCTTTGCTGTGGCTCGTCATGGCCGGTTGTGGCTGGTGCCGACCGTCCTGTGCGCGCTGGTGGCGTTGTTTCTGACGCTGCTCTACATGGGCGGCATCCTCAACCCGAACGGAAACCTGCGCCGATTGCCGATCGCCCTGGTCGACACGGACCAGGGCCCGCCGCTGCCCGGACAGCAACAGGCCCTGGGCGCGCAGGTGAGCCGGTCGGTCGTCGCATCAACTCCAGCGGGCACCGTGCAGTGGCGTCGGCTCAGCCAGGCGCAGATGCAGGACCAGCTGGCGTCGGGCAAGGTCTACGGCGCCCTGGTCATCCCAGCCGACTTCACCACTTCGGTGGCGGCGCTGACGACGCCCCAGGCCTCGGCGCGGCCCTCCCTCACGGTCCTGACCAACCCCGGGCTGGGCAGCCTCGGCTCCTCCCTGGCCAGTCAGATCAGCCAGCGTGCGGCTCACCAGGTATCCCTGACCATCGGCCGACGGCTGATGACCCAGGCTTCCACCCAGGGCGCCGACGCCACGACCCTTGCGCTCCTGGGCGACCCGATCGATGTCACTACTCGCGTGGGCCACCCCATCGGCCACCACAGCGGCCTCGGCCTGACAGCCTTCTACTTCACCCTGCTCCTGGTGCTCACCGGGTTCGTGGGCGGAAACATCATCAACAGCGGGGTCGACGCGGGCCTGGGATACACCGACAACGAGATCGGCCCCTGGCACACCCGGCGGCCGACGGTGCCGATCAGCCGCACACAGACGCTGCTGCTGAAAATGCTCATGACCGCGGGAATCACCGTGCTGACCACCAGCCTGCTGATGTTCGCCGCGATCACGATTCTGGGCATGGACGCATCGCACCTGCCGCTGCTGTGGATCTTCTCCTACTGCGCGAGCCTGGCCGTGGGTCTGGGGGTGCAGGCCATCAACGCGGCCTTCGGCGGGATCGGCCAGGTGGTGTCCATGTTCGTGTTCATCGCCCTGGCCCTGCCGTCCTCGGGTGCGACGATTCCCCTCCATGCCGTTCCGGGCTTCTACCGCTTCCTGGCCCTGTTCGAACCGATGAGGCAACTCAGTGACGGTGTGCGATCCATCCTCTACTTCGACGCCCGGGCCGACGCCGGCCTGACCCGCGGCTGGTCCATGATCGCCATCGGCGTTGCCCTCGCCCTGCTGTTCGGGTTCGCCATGACCCTCTACTACGACCGCAAAGGGCTGAACCGCCTGACCGCACGGCCCTCCGCAAAACCCGGTGAGGCACCGTGA
- a CDS encoding DUF4383 domain-containing protein, producing the protein MKLSDELPVDHRLATVYRYGAAFCGLTLLVFGALGFADELSPFSTDGKQIAGMSTNGVLSLVSLVVGLALVAGAIVGGNVASTLNMVVGALFLLSGFAHIFILDRPSNFLGFGMTNVMFSFVMGLIILTFGMYGRVSSKLPHDNPYWRRRHAREAARESLAARRRERGEALPVAVGGPTGRQALAASDEPRTG; encoded by the coding sequence ATGAAACTCAGCGACGAGCTCCCCGTGGACCACAGACTTGCCACGGTGTACCGGTACGGCGCCGCCTTCTGCGGGCTGACCCTTCTGGTTTTCGGTGCTCTCGGATTCGCCGACGAACTGAGTCCGTTCAGCACCGACGGGAAGCAGATCGCCGGCATGTCGACCAACGGCGTACTGAGCCTTGTCTCACTGGTGGTGGGTCTGGCTCTCGTCGCAGGAGCCATCGTTGGAGGGAATGTCGCGTCGACGCTCAACATGGTCGTGGGCGCGCTGTTCCTGCTGAGCGGTTTCGCGCACATCTTCATCCTCGACCGGCCGTCCAACTTCCTCGGTTTCGGCATGACCAACGTGATGTTCAGCTTCGTCATGGGGCTGATCATCCTGACGTTCGGCATGTACGGACGCGTGTCGAGCAAGTTGCCGCACGACAACCCGTACTGGCGCCGCCGGCACGCCCGTGAGGCGGCCCGCGAGTCCCTCGCAGCCCGTCGCCGGGAGCGGGGCGAGGCACTGCCCGTCGCCGTCGGCGGTCCGACGGGCCGACAGGCGCTCGCCGCGTCCGACGAGCCCCGCACGGGGTGA
- a CDS encoding ABC transporter ATP-binding protein, translated as MDELRRRAVAAAPQREAGLVVCENLVRIFQTEGVEVQALQGLDLTVAEGEMIAVVGASGSGKSTLLGILSGQDVPTAGGAEVAGHDLLAMNRRERLGYRRRTVGFVLQQTSRNLLPYLSAAENVMLPMTYAGIRRSRRRARAEELLGLLSVGHCRDRTPDTLSGGEQQRVAIAVANANEPRVLFADEPTGQLDTATSDEVFAALRRANEELGVTVVVVTHDALVSEQVQRTVGIRDGRTSTEVLRRVDTGEDGVEVHTAEEYAVLDGSGRLQLPGEFTERLHLRKRVRLVLESDHVGVWPGEAGRPARAEAQDTTGSPER; from the coding sequence TTGGACGAGCTGCGTCGGCGGGCTGTGGCCGCGGCCCCGCAGCGCGAGGCGGGACTGGTCGTGTGCGAGAACCTGGTGCGGATCTTCCAGACCGAGGGCGTGGAGGTCCAGGCCCTGCAGGGCCTCGATCTGACGGTGGCCGAGGGCGAGATGATCGCGGTGGTCGGTGCCTCCGGTTCGGGCAAGTCGACCCTGCTGGGCATACTCTCGGGCCAGGACGTGCCTACGGCGGGCGGTGCCGAGGTCGCCGGGCACGACCTGCTGGCGATGAACCGGCGCGAGCGGCTCGGTTACCGGCGTCGCACGGTGGGCTTCGTCCTGCAGCAGACCTCCCGCAACCTCCTGCCGTACCTCTCGGCGGCGGAGAACGTGATGCTTCCGATGACGTACGCCGGGATCAGGCGCTCCCGGCGCCGGGCCCGGGCCGAGGAACTGCTCGGCCTCCTGTCCGTCGGCCACTGCCGCGACCGCACGCCCGACACGCTCTCCGGCGGCGAGCAGCAGCGGGTCGCCATCGCTGTCGCCAACGCCAACGAGCCGCGGGTGCTGTTCGCCGACGAACCCACCGGTCAGCTCGACACCGCCACCAGCGACGAGGTCTTCGCCGCGCTGCGCCGGGCCAACGAGGAGCTGGGAGTCACCGTGGTCGTGGTGACCCATGACGCGCTGGTGTCCGAGCAGGTGCAGCGCACCGTGGGGATCCGCGACGGACGCACCTCGACCGAGGTGCTGCGCCGGGTCGACACCGGTGAGGACGGCGTCGAGGTGCACACCGCGGAGGAGTACGCGGTGTTGGACGGCAGCGGCCGGCTGCAACTGCCGGGCGAGTTCACCGAACGTCTGCACCTGCGCAAGCGGGTGCGGCTCGTGCTGGAGAGCGACCACGTGGGTGTGTGGCCCGGCGAGGCCGGCCGCCCGGCGCGGGCGGAAGCCCAGGACACGACCGGCAGCCCCGAACGCTGA
- a CDS encoding DUF2690 domain-containing protein, which yields MRNSTTWARAAAAILLAGGGLLAATPAQAAATACSGSACDGKDPAVYCQGDARTVESTKLGQALLELRYSPSCRAAWGRISNAGYDTRDQFTPYATVHRNSDGREYSCSVPNGDTDCYTRMVNDANVTSYTKGMWDSGARIYEGRTASY from the coding sequence ATGAGAAACAGCACAACCTGGGCGCGCGCTGCGGCTGCGATCCTGCTCGCAGGCGGCGGACTGCTCGCGGCAACCCCGGCTCAGGCAGCCGCCACGGCGTGCTCGGGCTCGGCCTGCGACGGCAAGGACCCTGCCGTCTACTGCCAGGGCGACGCGCGGACCGTGGAGAGCACCAAGCTCGGCCAGGCGCTGCTCGAGCTTCGCTACAGCCCCAGCTGCCGGGCCGCCTGGGGCCGCATCTCCAACGCCGGCTATGACACGCGGGACCAGTTCACCCCGTACGCCACGGTCCACCGCAACAGTGACGGGCGTGAGTACTCCTGTTCCGTGCCCAACGGCGACACCGACTGCTACACCCGCATGGTCAACGACGCCAATGTCACGTCGTACACGAAGGGAATGTGGGACAGCGGCGCCCGCATCTACGAGGGGCGCACCGCGTCCTACTGA
- a CDS encoding helix-turn-helix domain-containing protein produces MNQYKEAERLAAQLRALKKRSGLSYDALAQRAGISRSSLHRYCAATSVPQDYGVVHRIATACGAATTELRELHRLWALADTERERQMPQEETAHGDVVGAQAEAEQAASAPTEEAAHTDPISTVNEQEPTGAHRELHTQDPASASGGQEPRGKPGRLPANRRAIALTVAAAVTVLGTVGWAMSLATTTDEPADKADPRTLFSPVCSPVVSMGQHDECVREVQTLLERRGAVIGVDGDFGPQTLRRVTAFQVITGLPPNGVVTAATKTALYESKARMDTWSPEKARQRIREVFDETPDDAVAIADCQSFLDPLHILPNTNGSRNWGLFQISDTRLRELGGTPLKALDPEWNIQAAKRLWSRDRDFHDWPHCERALRTKASAIPSSAPPTASQKD; encoded by the coding sequence ATGAACCAATACAAGGAGGCCGAGCGGCTCGCCGCTCAGCTGCGCGCGCTGAAGAAGAGATCCGGGCTCAGCTACGACGCTCTCGCGCAGCGAGCCGGCATCAGCCGTTCCAGCCTGCACCGTTACTGCGCGGCCACGTCGGTCCCGCAGGACTACGGCGTCGTGCACCGCATCGCCACCGCCTGCGGTGCCGCCACCACCGAACTGCGCGAACTGCACCGGCTGTGGGCTCTCGCCGACACGGAGCGCGAGAGACAGATGCCGCAGGAGGAGACCGCGCACGGCGATGTCGTGGGTGCGCAGGCCGAGGCCGAACAGGCAGCGTCCGCTCCCACCGAGGAAGCCGCGCACACAGACCCGATATCGACTGTGAACGAACAGGAACCCACCGGCGCACACCGGGAGTTGCACACCCAGGATCCCGCGTCCGCTTCCGGCGGCCAGGAGCCGAGAGGAAAGCCCGGTCGCCTCCCGGCGAACCGTCGGGCCATCGCTTTGACCGTCGCGGCCGCCGTCACCGTTCTCGGGACCGTCGGATGGGCCATGTCGCTGGCCACCACCACCGACGAACCGGCCGACAAGGCGGATCCACGAACCCTGTTCTCACCTGTCTGCTCGCCCGTCGTGAGCATGGGCCAGCACGACGAGTGCGTACGCGAAGTACAGACGTTGCTCGAACGCCGTGGCGCCGTCATCGGCGTGGACGGCGACTTCGGTCCGCAGACACTGCGCCGAGTGACGGCTTTCCAGGTCATCACCGGACTCCCGCCGAACGGCGTTGTCACGGCAGCCACCAAAACGGCGCTCTACGAGTCGAAGGCCCGTATGGACACCTGGTCGCCGGAGAAAGCCCGCCAGCGTATCCGTGAGGTCTTCGACGAGACACCGGACGACGCGGTCGCCATCGCCGACTGTCAGTCCTTTCTGGACCCTCTGCACATCCTGCCGAACACCAACGGCAGCAGGAACTGGGGCCTGTTCCAGATCTCCGACACCCGCTTGCGTGAACTGGGCGGGACTCCGCTCAAGGCGCTCGATCCCGAATGGAACATCCAGGCCGCCAAACGTCTTTGGTCCCGCGACCGTGACTTCCACGACTGGCCGCACTGCGAGCGCGCCCTGCGGACCAAGGCATCGGCCATCCCGTCTTCGGCCCCGCCCACGGCCTCGCAGAAGGACTGA
- a CDS encoding MFS transporter encodes MSGPAPSQLQPSPTPTDGTAPPEEQRRRLSRPVAFASLAVVFVLFMAASSAPSPLYVVYQQEWHFSATTLTTVFAVYVLGMIGALLVLGALSDHLGRRPVLLSAIALEAVSMVVFLTAGNVGLLLTARFIQGIATGAAMTTLGAALSDLNPAHAPHRAGLVTGTAPTFGLGLGSLGCGLLIEYGPHPTRLVYVLLLIALVVAGALLWALPETSRRRPGAARSLQPRLRIAPYLRADLLSLVPILIASWALGGLYLSLGPSVAVGLFGLSSHVIGGLVVTLLTGPAFLTALALRGWPVARTLAVSATLLLIGTAVALTAVEEHSLPAAAAGTAIAGVGFGGSALASFGTLARIARPAERSELLSVAFVISYLAFSIPAVIAGIAATHAGLKDTFVTYAATVAALCALALLAQRLRATRARAAGVVPQA; translated from the coding sequence GTGTCCGGTCCCGCCCCGTCCCAGCTCCAGCCCTCCCCGACGCCCACCGACGGCACGGCACCACCGGAGGAGCAGCGACGACGGCTGAGCCGTCCCGTCGCCTTCGCCTCCCTCGCGGTCGTCTTCGTGCTGTTCATGGCCGCCTCCAGCGCGCCCTCCCCGCTCTACGTCGTCTACCAGCAGGAATGGCACTTCTCCGCCACGACCCTCACCACGGTCTTCGCCGTCTACGTGCTCGGCATGATCGGGGCGCTGCTCGTCCTCGGCGCCCTCTCCGACCACCTCGGCCGCCGTCCGGTCCTGCTGTCTGCGATCGCCCTCGAAGCCGTCTCGATGGTCGTGTTCCTCACCGCGGGCAACGTCGGCCTCCTGCTGACGGCGCGCTTCATCCAGGGCATCGCCACCGGGGCCGCCATGACCACGCTCGGCGCCGCCCTCTCCGACCTCAACCCCGCGCACGCCCCGCACCGGGCGGGCCTCGTCACGGGCACCGCGCCCACCTTCGGACTCGGACTGGGCTCGCTCGGCTGCGGGCTCCTCATCGAGTACGGCCCGCACCCCACCCGCCTCGTCTACGTCCTGCTGCTCATCGCCCTCGTCGTCGCCGGCGCCCTCCTGTGGGCCTTGCCCGAGACCTCTCGGCGCCGCCCCGGAGCCGCCCGCTCCCTCCAGCCGCGCCTGCGCATCGCCCCCTACCTGCGGGCCGACCTGCTGAGCCTGGTCCCGATCCTCATAGCCAGCTGGGCGCTCGGCGGCCTCTACCTCTCGCTCGGCCCGTCCGTCGCCGTCGGACTGTTCGGGCTCTCCAGCCACGTCATCGGCGGACTCGTGGTCACCCTGCTCACCGGCCCCGCCTTCCTCACCGCTCTCGCCCTTCGCGGCTGGCCCGTCGCACGCACCCTCGCCGTCAGCGCGACCCTGCTGCTGATCGGCACGGCCGTCGCACTGACCGCCGTGGAGGAGCACTCCCTGCCCGCGGCCGCGGCCGGAACCGCGATCGCGGGCGTCGGCTTCGGTGGCTCCGCCCTCGCCAGCTTCGGCACCCTGGCCCGCATAGCCCGACCCGCCGAACGCAGCGAGCTGCTCTCTGTCGCCTTCGTCATCTCCTACCTGGCCTTCAGCATCCCCGCTGTGATCGCCGGCATTGCCGCCACCCACGCCGGCCTCAAGGACACGTTCGTCACCTACGCGGCAACGGTTGCCGCCCTCTGCGCCCTCGCCCTGCTCGCCCAGCGGCTGCGCGCGACCCGCGCTCGCGCCGCCGGTGTCGTTCCCCAGGCCTGA
- a CDS encoding ABC transporter permease, giving the protein MVRRAARHGSALAAVAVTVLLCATALAALAALAGSSVQDGAVRRLAGRIDAQASVSASFRAGGMAAADRDVRAAAERVFAGVPQRTYVGLLGVSPVSVTGIGDVAGPPRFPGAGGLHPVAVQGGGRFGQLVAGRWPDGTADAPAAAFTSLPDVRVATGSTAPVDAAVPDALARRLGIGPGTALRLEDAFGRPMTVRITGVFRARGAAGFWPAMAGDLAPGATVDQSLLVVSASALNGSAVLNSHLTAHWSVQPDFSRIEAADLAGLHARLRAFSGSQSRVSVFGGRQPSLDDLTVVSGLPGAIDDLTVPMVAARSSLYLPSVMLAALALATLVLAARQLTVRRRDELALQRARGAGTLRLLGSATGEWALTGIPAAVAAPFLAGLLHPGALGTGAWAAVGLTLLVHAAAVLLPVLPSTRPRSARGARATATHRLGADLALAALAVLGYLELRRHHSLLAGPGTGGASADPVLVLVPALVAGAAALLLLRLLPLASLALDAFGRRSRGLVLALAGWQLGRRAARNAGPVVLMCLAVSVSAFATTALACLGALASEEAAYTVGADARISPSAAGTYPSSVLGAAYRALPAVTAVTPVTRSTVNLPGGATEELVGTVGGPAPRTPSPDVSGIRLPGRPTALLLDERLSSDSSRAAPGLELTVQDASGLVSTVATHLPAADGARHTVVVPLEVSLSGGHPRQYPLTVTAVNVLPQPGTRPARLDLELIRVGARGATDTWVTRLPRGQSWADGTAHASDSTAGACEGKLTGGYEPGTPGVCSVVPGGSGVLRTTVSTGIRRSQAVDDALGGGLSASDYDTRPAGQVRLVAGPAGGPAPLPVRADASTLSAVRLSVGATTTLDLGSARITAKVVGRVGSLPGLGRGQGHLIADQRQLAAAMTRVGADPEEPAFWWLSSTDSARTAAAVEEQPALGRITTTARTAASLQADPFRSGLRRVLELVRYLAPAFAVIALTVHAVVSTRQRRKEFALLRAIGVRAGNLSALLGAEQLGLALFAVVPGALMGMALASAVLPLVTVDDNGQAPYPPLPLVMPWATVALFTVATAVLISAVVLALARLLSRVDLVRVLRAGEDR; this is encoded by the coding sequence GTGGTCAGACGGGCCGCCCGGCACGGGTCGGCGCTGGCCGCCGTCGCGGTGACCGTGCTGCTGTGTGCCACGGCGCTGGCCGCGCTCGCGGCGCTGGCGGGGAGTTCGGTGCAGGACGGAGCCGTGCGGCGGCTGGCCGGCCGTATCGACGCACAGGCGAGCGTCAGCGCGTCCTTTCGGGCCGGCGGAATGGCCGCCGCCGATCGCGATGTACGGGCCGCCGCCGAGCGGGTGTTCGCCGGAGTGCCGCAGCGGACCTACGTCGGTCTGCTGGGCGTGTCGCCGGTCTCGGTGACAGGGATCGGCGACGTGGCCGGCCCGCCGCGTTTTCCCGGAGCCGGCGGGCTGCACCCGGTCGCCGTCCAAGGCGGGGGCAGGTTCGGGCAGTTGGTCGCCGGACGGTGGCCCGACGGCACCGCCGACGCACCGGCAGCCGCGTTCACCTCCCTCCCCGACGTCCGGGTCGCCACCGGATCCACCGCCCCGGTCGACGCTGCGGTGCCCGACGCGCTGGCCCGGCGTCTGGGCATCGGACCCGGCACCGCCCTGCGGCTGGAGGACGCCTTCGGACGTCCCATGACCGTACGGATCACCGGCGTCTTCCGGGCGCGCGGCGCCGCCGGATTCTGGCCGGCCATGGCCGGCGACCTGGCCCCAGGGGCGACCGTCGACCAGAGCCTGCTCGTGGTCTCGGCGTCGGCCCTCAACGGCAGCGCCGTCCTGAACAGCCACCTGACGGCCCACTGGAGTGTGCAGCCCGACTTCTCCCGGATCGAAGCGGCCGACCTCGCCGGGCTGCACGCACGGCTGCGCGCGTTCTCCGGGAGCCAGAGCCGCGTGTCGGTGTTCGGCGGGCGGCAGCCTTCGCTGGACGACCTGACCGTGGTCTCCGGTCTGCCGGGGGCCATCGACGACCTGACGGTGCCCATGGTGGCGGCCCGGTCCTCGCTGTACCTGCCGAGCGTGATGCTGGCGGCCCTCGCCCTCGCCACTCTGGTCCTGGCCGCACGTCAGCTGACGGTGCGTCGGCGCGACGAACTGGCTCTCCAACGGGCCAGAGGCGCCGGAACCCTGCGGCTGCTGGGGAGCGCCACGGGGGAGTGGGCGCTCACCGGCATCCCGGCCGCTGTCGCCGCGCCCTTCCTGGCCGGACTGCTGCACCCCGGCGCCCTGGGCACCGGCGCCTGGGCGGCGGTGGGTCTGACCCTGCTGGTGCACGCCGCGGCGGTGCTGCTGCCCGTACTGCCGTCGACGCGACCGCGCTCGGCCCGGGGCGCCCGGGCCACCGCCACGCACCGCCTTGGCGCCGACCTGGCCCTGGCGGCCCTGGCCGTCCTGGGCTATCTGGAACTGAGGCGGCACCACTCGCTGCTGGCCGGTCCGGGTACCGGGGGCGCGTCCGCGGACCCGGTGCTGGTCCTGGTGCCGGCCCTGGTCGCGGGCGCCGCCGCCCTCCTTCTCCTACGACTGCTGCCGCTGGCCTCCCTTGCGCTGGACGCGTTCGGCCGTCGCAGCCGGGGTCTGGTCCTCGCACTGGCCGGCTGGCAGCTGGGCCGGCGGGCGGCGCGCAACGCGGGACCGGTGGTCCTGATGTGCCTGGCCGTGTCGGTGAGCGCCTTCGCGACCACCGCGCTGGCCTGCCTCGGCGCCCTCGCCTCCGAGGAGGCCGCGTACACGGTCGGCGCCGACGCGCGGATCTCGCCGTCCGCAGCCGGCACTTACCCCTCCTCCGTACTGGGCGCCGCCTATCGCGCCCTGCCGGCGGTGACCGCCGTGACGCCGGTGACGCGGTCGACGGTGAACCTGCCCGGCGGCGCCACCGAGGAACTGGTCGGGACGGTCGGCGGACCCGCTCCCCGCACCCCGTCACCGGATGTCTCCGGCATACGGCTGCCCGGGCGTCCGACCGCGCTGCTGCTGGACGAGCGGCTCAGCAGTGACAGCAGCCGGGCCGCACCGGGACTGGAGTTGACCGTCCAGGACGCCTCCGGTCTCGTCAGCACGGTTGCCACCCACCTGCCCGCCGCCGACGGAGCCCGGCACACCGTCGTCGTACCCCTCGAGGTGTCGCTGAGCGGCGGCCACCCGAGGCAGTACCCGCTGACGGTGACCGCCGTCAATGTTCTCCCCCAGCCGGGCACCCGTCCCGCGCGACTGGACCTGGAACTGATCCGGGTGGGCGCGCGCGGTGCCACGGACACCTGGGTGACCCGGCTGCCGCGCGGGCAGTCCTGGGCCGACGGCACGGCCCACGCTTCCGACTCCACCGCGGGCGCGTGCGAGGGGAAACTCACTGGGGGCTATGAGCCCGGCACCCCCGGGGTCTGCTCCGTCGTTCCCGGCGGCTCCGGGGTACTGCGGACCACCGTCAGCACCGGTATCCGGCGCTCGCAGGCCGTCGACGACGCACTCGGCGGCGGCCTGTCCGCGAGCGATTACGACACCCGGCCCGCCGGCCAGGTGCGACTCGTCGCGGGCCCGGCCGGCGGTCCGGCGCCGCTGCCCGTGCGCGCCGACGCCTCGACGCTGAGCGCCGTGCGCCTGAGCGTGGGCGCCACCACGACGCTGGACCTGGGAAGCGCCCGGATCACGGCCAAGGTGGTGGGCCGGGTCGGCTCGCTGCCCGGACTGGGCCGCGGACAAGGGCATCTGATCGCCGACCAGCGGCAACTCGCCGCCGCGATGACGCGGGTCGGCGCCGACCCGGAGGAGCCCGCGTTCTGGTGGCTGAGCAGCACCGACAGCGCGCGCACGGCCGCCGCCGTCGAGGAACAGCCCGCGCTGGGCCGCATCACCACCACAGCGCGTACCGCCGCTTCCCTTCAGGCGGACCCGTTCCGCAGCGGGCTGCGCCGGGTGCTGGAACTGGTCCGGTACCTGGCCCCCGCTTTCGCGGTCATCGCCCTCACCGTGCACGCCGTGGTCTCCACCCGGCAGCGTCGCAAGGAGTTCGCTCTGCTGCGGGCGATCGGCGTCCGCGCCGGAAACCTGTCCGCGCTGCTGGGTGCCGAGCAACTGGGTCTGGCTCTGTTCGCTGTGGTCCCCGGGGCGCTGATGGGCATGGCCCTCGCGTCGGCGGTGCTGCCACTGGTCACGGTGGACGACAACGGGCAGGCGCCCTATCCGCCGCTGCCCCTGGTCATGCCCTGGGCGACCGTGGCTCTCTTCACGGTGGCCACCGCTGTCCTCATCAGCGCGGTCGTGCTGGCGCTGGCCAGGCTGCTGTCGCGAGTGGACCTGGTACGGGTGCTGCGAGCGGGTGAGGACCGTTGA